The proteins below are encoded in one region of Buttiauxella gaviniae:
- a CDS encoding 4Fe-4S dicluster domain-containing protein has protein sequence MNRFIIADSKLCMGCHTCEAACSETHRLHGLQSMPRLKVMRDANDSAPQMCHHCEDAPCAGVCPANAITRVDGAVQLNESLCVSCKLCGIACPFGSIEFSGSRPIHIPANANSPKAPAAPPAPARVSSLIDWVPGVRAIAVKCDLCSFDENGPACVRTCPTKALRVVDNNDIAKSSRRKRELTLSATLGDLTMFTQPEVKK, from the coding sequence GTGAATCGCTTTATAATCGCCGACTCCAAACTCTGCATGGGTTGCCATACCTGTGAGGCGGCCTGCTCTGAAACGCACCGTCTACACGGCTTGCAATCGATGCCACGCCTGAAAGTGATGCGTGATGCTAATGATTCCGCGCCGCAAATGTGCCACCACTGTGAAGATGCGCCTTGCGCGGGTGTTTGCCCTGCCAACGCCATCACGCGTGTTGATGGTGCGGTGCAGCTTAATGAAAGCCTGTGCGTAAGTTGCAAACTGTGTGGCATCGCCTGCCCATTTGGTTCTATTGAATTCTCCGGCAGCCGCCCGATTCATATTCCTGCCAATGCTAACAGCCCGAAAGCCCCCGCGGCACCTCCCGCACCTGCACGCGTCAGCTCGCTGATCGACTGGGTACCGGGCGTTCGCGCCATCGCCGTGAAATGCGATCTATGCAGCTTTGATGAAAACGGCCCGGCGTGCGTGCGCACCTGCCCAACCAAAGCGCTGCGTGTGGTTGATAACAATGACATTGCTAAATCAAGCCGTCGCAAACGTGAGCTGACCCTGAGCGCAACGCTTGGCGATCTCACGATGTTTACCCAGCCTGAGGTGAAAAAATGA
- the hycC gene encoding formate hydrogenlyase subunit 3, producing the protein MSAFILIHWALMGFVLSAVLAGVTAFNKLLSGFIAGLGGAISSVLVLIAGFDALTGFGGMAQVWHLHLQLNAFNGVWLITLGLPGLFISLFNIDWHRHEGVKANGLLVNLVMAAAVAALVADNLGMLVVLAEIVALSGYFLTGCQKSGQLWFALGRLGTVLLAVACWLLWKQYGSLSYAELHLLTNGAPISSVVWLLGLVGFGLLAGIIPLHGWVPQAHANASAPAAALFSAVVLKIGLYGIMSFSLISNAMPLWWGVLVVILGMITAFIGGLYALMEHNINRLLAYHSLENIGIILLGLGCGLMGLALNEPTLIALGMIGGLYHLFNHSVFKTTLFLGAGAVWFRTGHRDIEKLGGIGKRMPLISIAMLVGLMAMAALPPLNGFAGEWVIYQSFFHLGTLPLFIARFLGPLLAVGLAITGALAVMCMAKVYGVTFLGAPRTPEAENATSAPFLMSLSVAALAACCVIAGVAAPWLIPLLHNAIPMPLQTANTTVSQPMITLLLIASPLLPFILMVIFRGDRLPNRTRGTAWVCGYDHEQAMVITAGGFAQPVKAAFAPLLKLRKTLNPVKWVPGWQCDCLAGTFRRLAMIELAVLLVAVCA; encoded by the coding sequence ATGAGTGCTTTTATCCTGATTCATTGGGCGCTGATGGGTTTTGTGCTGAGTGCAGTCCTGGCGGGCGTCACGGCATTTAATAAGCTGCTTAGCGGTTTTATTGCCGGGCTTGGCGGCGCAATCAGCTCGGTGCTGGTTCTGATTGCCGGTTTCGATGCGCTGACCGGTTTTGGCGGTATGGCACAAGTCTGGCACCTGCATTTACAGCTCAACGCGTTTAACGGCGTGTGGCTGATAACCCTGGGCCTGCCTGGCCTGTTTATCTCTCTGTTTAATATCGACTGGCATCGCCATGAAGGCGTAAAAGCCAATGGCCTGCTGGTAAACCTGGTGATGGCGGCAGCGGTGGCTGCGCTGGTGGCTGATAACCTCGGCATGCTCGTTGTGCTGGCGGAGATCGTCGCCCTGAGCGGCTACTTCCTGACAGGCTGCCAGAAATCCGGGCAACTGTGGTTCGCGCTGGGCCGTCTTGGCACCGTGCTGCTCGCCGTGGCGTGCTGGTTATTGTGGAAACAGTACGGCTCTCTGAGCTATGCCGAATTACACCTGCTGACTAACGGCGCGCCGATTAGCTCTGTCGTCTGGCTGCTGGGTTTGGTGGGTTTCGGTTTGCTGGCGGGCATTATTCCTCTGCACGGCTGGGTTCCGCAGGCACATGCCAACGCATCGGCTCCGGCTGCGGCGCTGTTCTCCGCTGTGGTGCTGAAAATTGGCCTGTACGGCATCATGAGTTTCTCCCTGATCAGCAACGCAATGCCGCTATGGTGGGGCGTTCTGGTGGTGATTCTGGGGATGATCACGGCGTTTATCGGCGGCCTTTACGCGCTGATGGAGCACAACATCAACCGCCTGCTCGCCTACCACTCTCTGGAAAACATCGGCATTATTCTGCTCGGTCTGGGCTGCGGCCTGATGGGGCTTGCGCTGAATGAACCTACTCTGATTGCGCTCGGTATGATTGGCGGCCTGTACCACCTGTTCAACCATAGCGTGTTCAAAACTACGCTGTTCCTTGGCGCGGGCGCGGTATGGTTCCGCACCGGTCATCGCGACATCGAAAAACTGGGCGGAATTGGCAAGCGTATGCCGCTGATCTCTATCGCCATGCTGGTCGGGTTAATGGCCATGGCCGCCCTGCCGCCGCTGAACGGTTTTGCAGGCGAATGGGTGATTTACCAGTCGTTCTTCCATCTCGGCACTTTGCCGCTGTTTATCGCCCGCTTCCTGGGGCCACTGCTGGCCGTGGGCCTGGCGATTACCGGTGCGCTGGCGGTGATGTGTATGGCGAAGGTTTATGGCGTCACATTCCTCGGTGCGCCTCGCACACCGGAAGCTGAAAACGCCACGTCCGCGCCATTCCTGATGAGCCTGTCTGTGGCAGCCCTTGCCGCATGCTGTGTCATTGCGGGTGTCGCCGCGCCGTGGCTCATTCCGCTTTTGCACAACGCGATTCCTATGCCGCTGCAAACCGCCAACACCACCGTTTCACAACCGATGATCACCCTGCTGCTGATTGCCAGCCCGCTGCTGCCATTCATTCTGATGGTGATTTTCCGTGGCGATCGCCTGCCAAACCGCACGCGCGGCACGGCCTGGGTCTGCGGTTACGACCACGAACAAGCGATGGTGATTACTGCGGGTGGTTTTGCTCAACCAGTAAAAGCGGCCTTCGCGCCACTGCTGAAACTGCGCAAAACCCTGAACCCGGTGAAATGGGTGCCTGGCTGGCAGTGTGATTGCCTGGCCGGGACGTTCCGTCGCCTGGCGATGATTGAACTGGCCGTGTTGCTGGTTGCGGTTTGCGCTTGA
- a CDS encoding respiratory chain complex I subunit 1 family protein, translating to MNTVFLSLIQALVLFAVAPLLSGITRVTRARMHNRRGPGVMQEYRDLFKLLSRQSVAPAASGWVFRLMPFVMVGVMLTIATALPVVTLWSPLPQLGDLITLIYLFAIARFFFAIAGLDTGSPFTAIGASREAMLGVLVEPILILGLWVAAQVAGSTHISNIASTIYHWPTAQSLTLILALAACAFATFIEMGKLPFDLAEAEQELQEGPLTEYSGAGFAVLKWGISLKQLVVLQMFVGVFLPWGQMSEFSWGGLGLALVLAAVKLVLGVLIIALFENSMARLRMLETSTVTWAGFGFAFLAFVSLLAA from the coding sequence ATGAATACCGTTTTCTTATCCCTGATTCAGGCGCTGGTGCTGTTCGCCGTTGCGCCGTTGTTATCCGGCATTACCCGCGTCACTCGCGCCCGCATGCACAATCGCCGCGGGCCTGGCGTGATGCAGGAATATCGCGATCTGTTCAAATTACTGAGCCGCCAGAGCGTGGCACCTGCCGCCTCCGGCTGGGTGTTCCGCCTGATGCCGTTTGTGATGGTTGGCGTAATGCTAACGATTGCCACCGCACTACCGGTAGTGACGCTCTGGTCACCGCTGCCGCAGCTTGGGGATTTAATCACCCTGATTTATCTGTTCGCCATCGCCCGTTTCTTCTTCGCGATTGCAGGCCTGGATACCGGCAGCCCGTTTACGGCTATCGGCGCAAGCCGTGAAGCCATGCTCGGTGTGTTAGTTGAGCCGATTTTGATTCTCGGCCTGTGGGTTGCCGCACAGGTGGCGGGCAGCACACACATCAGCAATATCGCTTCCACGATTTACCACTGGCCAACGGCACAGAGCTTAACGCTAATTCTGGCACTCGCCGCCTGCGCTTTCGCCACGTTTATCGAGATGGGCAAACTGCCCTTCGACCTCGCAGAAGCCGAGCAAGAGCTGCAGGAAGGCCCGCTGACCGAATACAGCGGCGCGGGTTTTGCGGTGCTGAAATGGGGGATTTCCCTCAAGCAACTGGTGGTGCTGCAAATGTTCGTTGGCGTGTTCCTGCCGTGGGGCCAGATGAGTGAATTTAGCTGGGGCGGCTTAGGTTTAGCGCTGGTTCTGGCGGCAGTGAAACTGGTGCTCGGCGTGCTGATCATCGCACTGTTTGAGAACAGCATGGCGCGCTTGCGGATGCTGGAAACCTCAACGGTAACCTGGGCCGGTTTTGGCTTTGCCTTTTTAGCCTTCGTCTCCTTGCTGGCGGCGTGA
- a CDS encoding hydrogenase large subunit: MSEEKIGQHYIAALHKQFPHAVIDEAWQTKDQITVNVKLNMLPEVVEWLYYQQGGWLSVLFGNDERQLCGSYAVYYVLSMESGVKCWITVRVEVDADKPEFPSVTPRVPAAVWGEREVRDMYGLQPVGLPDERRLVLPDDWPDDLYPLRKDSMDYRQRPAPTSDQETYQFINELGSKKNNVVPIGPLHVTSDEPGHFRLFVDGENIIDADYRLFYVHRGMEKLAETRMGYNEVTFLSDRVCGICGFAHSTAYTTSVENAMGIVVPERAQMIRAILLEVERLHSHLLNLGLACHFVGFDSGFMQFFRVREMSMKMAEILTGARKTYGLNLIGGIRRDLLKDDMIQTRQLAQQMRREVKDLVDILMSTPNIEQRTVGIGRLDPQIARDFSNVGPMVRASGHARDTRADHPFVGYGLLPMEVHSETGCDVLSRLKVRINEVYTALNMIDFGLDNLPGGPLAVDGFTYIPNRFALGFSEAPRGDDIHWSMTGDNQKLYRWRCRAATYANWPTLRYMLRGNTVSDAPLIIGSLDPCYSCTDRMTVVDVRKRKTKVVPYKELERYSIERTNSPLK; encoded by the coding sequence ATGTCTGAAGAAAAGATTGGTCAACATTATATCGCCGCGCTGCATAAGCAATTCCCGCATGCGGTTATCGACGAAGCCTGGCAGACCAAAGACCAAATCACCGTCAATGTGAAGCTCAACATGCTGCCAGAAGTGGTGGAGTGGCTTTACTACCAGCAAGGTGGCTGGTTATCCGTATTGTTCGGGAACGATGAGCGCCAACTGTGCGGCAGCTACGCCGTTTACTACGTGCTTTCCATGGAGAGCGGCGTGAAATGCTGGATCACCGTGCGCGTAGAAGTGGACGCTGATAAACCAGAATTCCCGTCCGTGACACCGCGCGTGCCAGCCGCCGTTTGGGGCGAGCGTGAAGTGCGTGATATGTACGGCCTGCAACCTGTTGGCCTGCCGGATGAACGCCGTTTAGTACTGCCCGATGACTGGCCAGACGATCTCTATCCGCTGCGTAAAGACAGCATGGATTATCGCCAGCGTCCGGCCCCTACCAGCGACCAGGAAACGTATCAGTTCATCAACGAACTGGGCAGCAAGAAAAACAATGTGGTGCCGATTGGCCCACTGCACGTCACTTCTGACGAACCGGGCCACTTCCGCCTGTTCGTCGATGGCGAAAACATTATCGACGCCGATTACCGCCTGTTCTACGTCCACCGTGGCATGGAAAAACTGGCGGAAACCCGCATGGGCTATAACGAAGTTACCTTCCTGTCTGACCGCGTGTGTGGCATCTGTGGTTTCGCCCACAGCACCGCCTACACCACATCGGTTGAGAATGCGATGGGCATCGTGGTGCCGGAACGCGCCCAGATGATCCGCGCCATTTTGCTGGAAGTGGAACGTCTGCACAGCCACCTGCTGAACCTCGGCCTGGCCTGCCACTTTGTTGGCTTCGACTCAGGCTTCATGCAGTTCTTCCGCGTGCGTGAGATGTCCATGAAAATGGCGGAAATCCTCACCGGCGCGCGTAAAACTTACGGCCTGAACCTGATCGGCGGGATTCGTCGCGATCTGCTCAAAGACGACATGATCCAGACCCGCCAGCTTGCCCAGCAGATGCGCCGCGAAGTGAAAGATCTGGTCGATATTCTGATGAGCACGCCAAACATCGAGCAGCGTACCGTCGGCATTGGCCGCCTCGACCCACAAATCGCCCGCGATTTCAGTAACGTTGGCCCGATGGTTCGCGCCAGCGGTCACGCCCGCGACACCCGCGCCGATCACCCGTTTGTCGGTTACGGCCTGCTGCCAATGGAAGTGCATAGCGAAACCGGCTGCGACGTGCTGTCACGCCTGAAAGTGCGTATCAACGAAGTCTATACCGCGCTGAATATGATTGATTTTGGTCTGGATAACTTGCCTGGCGGCCCGCTGGCCGTTGACGGATTTACCTATATTCCAAACCGCTTCGCGCTTGGTTTCTCTGAAGCTCCGCGCGGGGATGATATTCACTGGTCAATGACCGGCGATAACCAGAAGTTGTACCGCTGGCGCTGCCGTGCGGCGACCTACGCCAACTGGCCAACGCTGCGTTACATGCTGCGCGGTAACACCGTTTCTGATGCGCCGCTGATCATCGGCAGCCTCGACCCTTGCTACTCCTGCACCGACCGCATGACGGTGGTTGATGTGCGCAAGCGCAAGACCAAAGTGGTGCCGTACAAAGAGCTTGAGCGTTACAGCATTGAACGCACTAATTCGCCGCTGAAATGA
- a CDS encoding formate hydrogenlyase complex iron-sulfur subunit, with protein sequence MFNFIKKAIKGGVATESYPLQPIAVDPNFRGKPEHNPQQCIGCAACVNACPSNALSVETDLVAGQLAWTFNLGRCIFCARCEEVCPTAAIKLSQEYELAVWNKADFLQQARFDLCNCRQCKRPFAVQKEIDYAIALLEHNGDKLAEAHRTTFETCPECKRQQSLVSSDRIDLSRQIREAS encoded by the coding sequence ATGTTTAATTTCATCAAAAAAGCCATTAAAGGCGGCGTGGCCACCGAGTCGTACCCGCTCCAACCGATTGCCGTGGACCCCAATTTCCGTGGCAAACCGGAACACAATCCGCAGCAGTGTATCGGCTGCGCCGCGTGCGTTAACGCCTGCCCGTCCAACGCATTAAGCGTGGAAACCGACCTGGTGGCCGGGCAACTGGCGTGGACCTTCAATCTGGGGCGCTGCATTTTCTGCGCACGCTGCGAAGAAGTCTGCCCAACGGCGGCCATCAAGCTTTCTCAGGAATATGAGCTGGCCGTCTGGAACAAAGCAGATTTCCTGCAACAGGCGCGTTTTGACCTGTGCAACTGCCGCCAGTGCAAACGGCCTTTTGCGGTGCAAAAAGAGATTGATTACGCCATTGCTCTGCTTGAGCACAACGGCGACAAACTTGCCGAAGCGCACCGCACGACTTTTGAAACCTGCCCGGAATGCAAGCGCCAGCAAAGCCTGGTCTCTTCCGACCGAATCGACCTTAGCCGCCAGATAAGAGAGGCCAGCTAA
- a CDS encoding NADH-quinone oxidoreductase subunit B family protein codes for MSNLLGPRDDKGMPVPMTVDESIAAMKTSLLKKIKRSAYVYRVDCGGCNGCEIEIFATLSPLFDAERFGIKVVPSPRHADILLFTGAVTRAMRSPALRAWESAPDPKICISYGACGNSGGIFHDLYCVWGGTDKIVPVDVYIPGCPPTPAATLYGFAMALGLLEQKIHAREASELDAQPAQILHPDMVQPLRVRIDREARRLAGYRYGRQIADSYMENLTAGGGSVQQWLAHENDPRLTEIVGNLEALVKQERV; via the coding sequence ATGAGTAATTTACTCGGCCCACGTGACGATAAAGGCATGCCCGTGCCAATGACGGTGGATGAATCCATCGCCGCCATGAAAACGTCGCTGCTGAAAAAAATTAAACGCTCTGCATATGTTTATCGCGTTGACTGCGGAGGCTGTAACGGCTGCGAAATTGAAATTTTCGCCACCCTTTCGCCACTTTTCGATGCAGAACGCTTCGGGATTAAAGTGGTTCCATCGCCACGCCATGCGGATATTTTACTGTTCACGGGCGCAGTGACGCGAGCCATGCGCTCCCCTGCGCTGCGTGCCTGGGAATCCGCGCCGGACCCTAAAATCTGCATCTCTTACGGCGCGTGCGGTAACAGCGGCGGCATCTTCCACGACCTGTATTGCGTCTGGGGCGGCACCGACAAAATCGTTCCTGTCGATGTCTATATTCCTGGCTGCCCGCCAACGCCTGCGGCAACGCTGTACGGTTTTGCCATGGCGCTGGGGCTGCTGGAGCAAAAAATCCACGCCCGCGAAGCCAGTGAATTGGACGCGCAACCGGCGCAAATTCTGCATCCGGATATGGTTCAACCGCTGCGTGTGCGAATCGATCGCGAAGCGCGTCGTCTGGCAGGCTACCGCTATGGCCGTCAAATTGCTGACAGCTATATGGAAAACCTCACCGCCGGTGGCGGCAGCGTTCAGCAGTGGCTGGCCCACGAGAACGATCCACGTCTGACGGAAATTGTCGGCAACCTTGAAGCACTGGTGAAGCAGGAGCGCGTGTAA
- the hydN gene encoding electron transport protein HydN, translating into MNRFIIADSSKCIGCRTCEVACVVSHQEAQDCAALTPQTFLPRIHVIKGVNVSTATMCRQCEDAPCANVCPNGAISREHGFVNVMQERCIGCKTCVVACPYGAMEVVVRPVVRNSGAGLNVIAEKAEANKCDLCHTRAEGPACMEACPTNAIICVDRNKLEQMSAEKRRRAAFDATSSLIF; encoded by the coding sequence ATGAACCGCTTCATCATTGCTGATTCCAGCAAATGTATTGGCTGTCGCACTTGCGAAGTGGCCTGTGTCGTGTCCCACCAGGAAGCGCAGGATTGTGCGGCATTAACCCCACAGACCTTTCTTCCGCGTATTCATGTGATTAAAGGCGTCAATGTTTCCACCGCGACGATGTGCCGCCAGTGCGAAGACGCACCTTGCGCCAACGTCTGCCCGAACGGGGCGATTAGCCGCGAGCATGGTTTTGTGAACGTGATGCAAGAACGTTGCATCGGCTGCAAAACCTGCGTGGTTGCCTGCCCGTATGGCGCAATGGAAGTGGTTGTTCGTCCGGTTGTTCGCAACAGCGGCGCGGGTCTTAATGTGATTGCAGAAAAAGCAGAAGCCAATAAATGCGACCTCTGCCACACCCGCGCAGAAGGCCCTGCCTGCATGGAAGCCTGCCCAACCAACGCCATTATCTGCGTTGATCGCAATAAACTTGAGCAAATGAGTGCCGAAAAACGCCGCCGCGCGGCGTTCGATGCCACTTCATCCCTGATTTTCTAA
- the fdhF gene encoding formate dehydrogenase subunit alpha — translation MKKITSVCPYCGAGCKLKLVVEKNKIIRAEAADGVTNQNELCLKGYYGWDFLNDTKLLTPRLTQPMIRYEKGGKLQPVSWEEAISYTAKRLKAIKEQHGPRSIMTTGSSRGTGNETNYVMQKFARGVLNTNNVDCCARVCHGPSVAGLQVTLGNGAMSNSIGDIENSKCLLVFGYNCADSHPIVARRVIKAKENGAKIIVCDPRRIETARIADQHLQLKNGCNMALVNAFGYVLLEENLYDKEYVAKFTEGLDAYREVVKGYAPEDVEHLTGVPAQQVRQAMRTFAAAPSATIMWGMGVTQFGQAVDVVKGLSSLALLTGNLGREHVGVGPVRGQNNVQGACDMGVLPNQFPGYQDVVDPEVRAKFAKAWGINVDDMDDKVGVRITEVPHMAIHGEMKAYYIMGEDPLQTEADLGLVRKGFEALDFVVVQDIFMTKTAEVADVILPATSWGEHGGVFTCADRGFQRFEKAIEPKYNVKRDWEIISLIATEMGYPMHYDNNQQIWDELRELCPLFYGVTYEKMGDMGHVQWPCPTLDHPGTPYLYKDSKFDTPTGKGQLFAAQWRAPAETPDAEYPLVLCTVREVGHYSCRSMTGNCAALQTLADEPGFVQMNPADAEQLGIKDKQLVWVSSRRGKVISRAEVNERINLGSVYMTYQWWIGACNELTQDNLDPISKTPETKYCAVNVSGIADQAWAENYAQTTYSDMKARLREAVEV, via the coding sequence ATGAAAAAAATTACCAGCGTCTGCCCTTACTGTGGCGCAGGCTGCAAACTGAAATTGGTTGTTGAGAAGAACAAAATTATCCGCGCCGAAGCGGCTGATGGCGTGACAAACCAGAACGAACTCTGCCTGAAAGGTTATTACGGCTGGGATTTCCTCAACGATACCAAGCTGCTCACACCGCGTCTGACGCAGCCGATGATTCGTTACGAAAAAGGCGGCAAACTCCAGCCGGTAAGCTGGGAGGAAGCGATCAGCTATACCGCCAAACGCCTGAAAGCGATTAAAGAGCAGCACGGCCCGCGTTCAATTATGACCACGGGTTCGTCACGCGGAACCGGTAACGAAACTAACTATGTGATGCAGAAGTTTGCACGCGGCGTTCTGAACACCAACAACGTTGACTGCTGCGCGCGCGTTTGCCACGGGCCATCGGTTGCCGGTTTGCAGGTGACCCTGGGTAATGGCGCGATGAGTAACTCCATCGGCGATATAGAAAACTCAAAATGCCTGTTGGTGTTTGGCTATAACTGCGCCGATTCGCACCCGATCGTGGCGCGTCGTGTGATTAAAGCCAAAGAAAATGGCGCGAAAATCATTGTTTGCGATCCACGCCGCATCGAAACCGCTCGCATTGCCGACCAGCATCTGCAACTGAAAAACGGCTGCAATATGGCGCTGGTTAACGCCTTCGGTTATGTGCTGCTCGAAGAGAATCTTTACGATAAAGAGTACGTTGCGAAATTCACTGAAGGGCTGGACGCTTACCGCGAAGTCGTCAAAGGCTATGCGCCGGAAGATGTTGAACATCTGACCGGCGTCCCGGCACAACAGGTTCGCCAGGCGATGCGCACCTTTGCCGCAGCCCCTTCCGCCACCATTATGTGGGGCATGGGTGTCACACAATTTGGTCAGGCGGTGGATGTCGTCAAAGGGCTTTCAAGCCTTGCGTTGTTGACCGGAAACCTGGGCCGTGAACACGTCGGCGTTGGCCCGGTGCGTGGGCAGAACAACGTACAGGGCGCGTGTGATATGGGCGTACTGCCAAACCAGTTCCCTGGCTATCAAGATGTGGTAGACCCGGAAGTGCGCGCGAAATTCGCCAAAGCCTGGGGCATTAACGTCGATGATATGGACGATAAAGTGGGCGTGCGTATTACCGAAGTCCCGCATATGGCTATCCACGGCGAGATGAAAGCCTACTACATCATGGGCGAAGATCCGTTGCAGACCGAAGCTGACCTGGGCCTGGTGCGCAAAGGTTTCGAGGCGCTCGATTTTGTGGTGGTGCAAGACATCTTCATGACCAAAACCGCTGAAGTGGCCGATGTGATTTTACCTGCCACCTCCTGGGGCGAACACGGCGGCGTGTTTACCTGCGCTGACCGCGGTTTCCAGCGCTTTGAAAAAGCCATCGAACCGAAATACAACGTCAAACGTGACTGGGAAATTATCAGCCTGATCGCCACCGAGATGGGCTACCCAATGCACTACGACAACAACCAGCAAATCTGGGACGAACTGCGCGAGCTTTGCCCGCTGTTCTACGGCGTGACCTACGAGAAAATGGGCGATATGGGCCATGTGCAGTGGCCGTGCCCGACGCTTGATCACCCCGGTACACCTTATCTCTACAAAGACAGTAAGTTCGATACGCCAACCGGCAAAGGTCAGTTGTTTGCCGCGCAGTGGCGTGCACCTGCTGAAACACCGGATGCCGAATATCCGCTGGTGCTGTGCACCGTGCGCGAAGTGGGCCACTACTCTTGCCGCTCAATGACCGGCAACTGTGCGGCGCTGCAAACTCTGGCAGATGAACCGGGTTTTGTGCAGATGAACCCGGCAGATGCGGAACAGCTCGGCATTAAAGATAAGCAGCTGGTGTGGGTCAGTTCACGTCGCGGCAAAGTGATCAGCCGTGCAGAAGTGAACGAGCGCATCAACCTGGGTTCGGTGTACATGACGTATCAATGGTGGATTGGGGCGTGTAACGAGCTGACACAAGACAACCTCGACCCGATTTCCAAAACGCCGGAAACCAAATATTGCGCGGTTAATGTGAGCGGTATTGCCGACCAGGCGTGGGCGGAAAATTATGCGCAGACGACTTATAGCGATATGAAGGCGAGATTGCGTGAGGCGGTAGAAGTTTAA